The Quadrisphaera sp. RL12-1S genome has a segment encoding these proteins:
- a CDS encoding putative quinol monooxygenase, with protein MTFVNAGTLGAVAGRRDELVAHLTRRNDALRQVGCQLYEVGVSDDQPDTVFVAEVWDSAEAHRASLQLPEVQEAIAAARPMLSGEFGGFRFDVVGSPLHD; from the coding sequence ATGACGTTCGTGAACGCGGGGACCCTCGGTGCGGTGGCCGGCAGGAGGGACGAGCTGGTCGCGCACCTCACGCGCCGCAACGACGCGCTGCGCCAGGTGGGCTGCCAGCTGTACGAGGTCGGTGTGAGCGACGACCAGCCGGACACGGTCTTCGTCGCCGAGGTGTGGGACAGCGCCGAGGCGCACCGCGCGTCGCTGCAGCTGCCCGAGGTGCAGGAGGCCATCGCCGCCGCGCGTCCGATGCTGTCGGGGGAGTTCGGCGGGTTCCGGTTCGACGTGGTGGGGTCGCCCCTGCATGACTGA
- a CDS encoding type II toxin-antitoxin system PemK/MazF family toxin, which translates to MRGEVHRLRAPRGPHAARGHEQGGPRYAVVVQSDLLPLSTWLVAPTSTSAREATFRPLVEVGGQPTRVLAEQTAAVDPSRLGDAVGYLSLDELQRVDAALRLVLDL; encoded by the coding sequence GTGCGTGGTGAGGTCCACCGCCTGCGCGCACCCCGAGGCCCGCATGCCGCACGCGGGCACGAACAGGGCGGACCGCGGTACGCCGTCGTGGTGCAGTCCGACCTCCTGCCCCTGTCGACGTGGCTGGTGGCTCCCACCTCGACGTCTGCGCGCGAGGCGACCTTCCGCCCGCTGGTGGAGGTCGGCGGGCAGCCCACGCGGGTCCTGGCGGAGCAGACCGCAGCGGTCGACCCCAGCCGGCTCGGGGACGCCGTCGGCTACCTCAGCCTCGACGAGCTCCAGCGCGTCGACGCTGCCCTGCGCCTGGTCCTGGACCTCTGA
- a CDS encoding class I SAM-dependent methyltransferase: MGCGPGHLTAHLAGLGLDATGVDLSPAMVRRARLDHPGVQFETASMTDPPAADGSLAGVLAWYSLIHAPDDVVVGVLDGFARALRPGGLLLTAWHVGDVVRRKTQGYGGLPMAVDVHRRTVALTCGWLRDAGFELLETTLREPDAEVPQGRVLARLPSPPSPRSARLAQQ; this comes from the coding sequence GTGGGCTGCGGCCCGGGCCACCTGACCGCTCACCTGGCCGGGCTCGGCCTCGACGCCACGGGCGTGGACCTCTCGCCGGCGATGGTGCGGCGCGCCAGGCTCGACCACCCCGGCGTGCAGTTCGAGACCGCGTCGATGACGGACCCGCCCGCGGCCGACGGGTCGTTGGCGGGGGTGCTCGCCTGGTACTCGCTCATCCACGCGCCCGACGACGTCGTCGTCGGCGTCCTCGACGGCTTCGCCAGGGCGCTGCGCCCCGGCGGGCTGCTGCTGACCGCCTGGCACGTCGGTGACGTGGTGAGGCGGAAGACGCAGGGCTACGGCGGCCTGCCGATGGCGGTGGACGTGCACCGCCGCACGGTGGCGCTGACGTGCGGCTGGCTGCGGGACGCCGGCTTCGAGCTGCTGGAGACGACGCTGCGCGAGCCCGACGCCGAGGTGCCCCAGGGCAGGGTCCTCGCGCGGCTGCCCTCGCCGCCGTCGCCGCGATCGGCGCGGCTGGCTCAGCAGTGA
- a CDS encoding GlxA family transcriptional regulator, translated as MGNDLVRSAHEDDDGRHVLVVLALADVVALDLTIATHVFGHGDVGYRVHLVSVDGRPVRTTSGFSITVDGDLSALASADTVLVPGYDRRPVPDGVLAALRDAAARGARMASICSGAFALAEAGLLDGRAATTHWAQAADLARLHPRVDVRPGVLYVDEGAVATSAGVAAGIDLCLHLVEVDHGRAAAVERARHVVAPLHRAGGQAQFVPPSVAVAGSQDGAPPAGSLAGVVAWALDHLEEPISVEDLARRALMSPRSFCRAFARATGTSPHRWLTAQRLRVACRLLEDPDVTIDRVAQRSGLGTAVNLRQHFRAAYGTTPTAYRAAFTPAAVAGSS; from the coding sequence GTGGGCAACGATCTCGTCAGAAGCGCACACGAGGACGACGACGGGCGCCACGTGCTGGTGGTGCTCGCGCTCGCCGACGTCGTCGCCCTCGACCTGACCATCGCCACCCACGTCTTCGGCCACGGGGACGTGGGCTACCGCGTGCACCTGGTGAGCGTCGACGGGCGCCCGGTCCGGACCACCAGCGGCTTCTCGATCACGGTGGACGGCGACCTGTCCGCCCTGGCGTCGGCGGACACGGTGCTGGTGCCCGGCTACGACCGGCGCCCGGTGCCCGACGGGGTGCTGGCGGCGCTGCGAGACGCCGCGGCCCGCGGGGCCCGGATGGCGTCCATCTGCTCGGGCGCCTTCGCGCTGGCCGAGGCCGGGCTGCTCGACGGCCGCGCCGCCACCACGCACTGGGCGCAGGCGGCTGACCTGGCGCGGCTGCACCCGCGGGTCGACGTGCGGCCCGGCGTCCTCTACGTGGACGAGGGCGCGGTGGCGACCAGCGCCGGCGTCGCCGCCGGCATCGACCTGTGCCTGCACCTGGTCGAGGTCGACCACGGACGTGCGGCGGCGGTGGAGCGAGCGCGGCACGTGGTCGCCCCGCTCCACCGGGCGGGAGGGCAGGCGCAGTTCGTGCCGCCGTCGGTCGCGGTCGCAGGTTCGCAGGACGGCGCACCGCCGGCCGGCTCCCTGGCGGGGGTGGTGGCGTGGGCCCTGGACCACCTCGAGGAGCCGATCTCCGTCGAGGACCTCGCGCGCCGGGCGCTCATGTCGCCGCGGTCCTTCTGCCGGGCGTTCGCGCGGGCGACGGGGACGAGCCCGCACCGGTGGCTGACCGCGCAGCGGCTGCGGGTCGCGTGCCGGCTGCTGGAGGACCCCGACGTCACCATCGACAGGGTCGCCCAGCGGTCGGGGCTCGGGACGGCGGTCAACCTGCGCCAGCACTTCCGCGCCGCCTACGGGACCACCCCCACCGCCTACCGGGCCGCCTTCACCCCGGCCGCTGTCGCGGGGTCTTCCTAG
- a CDS encoding DJ-1/PfpI family protein gives MRIEIVVFDGFDELDVFGPLEPLANVAGQGADLSVQLVGAHGPGTVLAQHGTRIVVEHGLGAGAEVPDAVVVPGGGWLNRAPQGAWAQAQDGALPARLAELAPGLRWVASVCTGAFLLSAAGLLTGRPATTNRSAKAELAAAGARVLDHRVVDDGDVVTAGGLSAGIDLGLHLVEREAGAALADRVTAALEHQRSTDTWRRDAGRPVSMLGDPR, from the coding sequence ATGCGCATCGAGATCGTGGTGTTCGACGGGTTCGACGAGCTGGACGTCTTCGGGCCCCTGGAGCCGCTGGCGAACGTCGCCGGCCAGGGGGCGGACCTCTCCGTGCAGCTCGTCGGGGCGCACGGCCCCGGCACCGTGCTGGCGCAGCACGGCACGCGGATCGTGGTCGAGCACGGGCTGGGGGCCGGCGCGGAGGTGCCCGACGCCGTCGTCGTCCCCGGCGGTGGGTGGCTGAACCGCGCCCCGCAGGGCGCGTGGGCGCAGGCGCAGGACGGCGCTCTGCCCGCGCGGCTGGCGGAGCTCGCGCCGGGCCTGCGGTGGGTGGCCTCGGTCTGCACCGGTGCGTTCCTGCTGTCCGCTGCGGGGCTGCTCACCGGGCGTCCGGCGACGACGAACAGGTCGGCGAAGGCCGAGCTGGCGGCCGCCGGCGCGCGCGTCCTCGACCACCGGGTGGTCGACGACGGAGACGTCGTCACCGCGGGAGGCCTGAGCGCCGGCATCGACCTGGGCCTCCACCTCGTGGAGCGCGAGGCGGGGGCCGCGCTGGCGGACCGGGTCACCGCGGCGCTGGAGCACCAGCGGTCCACCGACACGTGGCGGCGCGACGCCGGACGGCCGGTCTCGATGCTCGGCGACCCGCGGTGA
- a CDS encoding MFS transporter, which produces MRGGHGAPPPRAALRDLFRGARGRLLGAFLLTEFAAGVGGLSYSAVLPVAARELGGTALYGPAVTASGVVSIAFMAFGAYLHGRLGPQVQLWASTLVFLLGVAVTVTAPSMVWVVAGLALRGVAAGLMAGLGLGVLAQLYPDARERERAFGLFALMWVVPSLVAPLVNSALLLSLGWRTAMAWPALLLLAGRLGISRAMRVVVREPPAEPTRVRGPGAFLAVAGGLAVVQVAVGAQARLGPALGVVAALVLCVLVLVLPFRRALRLTVPGQRRVQAGGWVLALVCGCYFSLDALLPLLAVTYLDRTGVLAAVLVAVSALTWALVSGGGHGARLSARAAHRVAGVAFPVCGLLLVVFAGALTADVVAGSVVLCLVAAVSGLAVGASYPRVMAQALDGFDVRDGTTTTHGGVALELGEDVGTAVGVSLLAGVGALAVGAGPACVVALAAAFTAVAAAGWALSGRSGVWGPAASPEGAVSGRG; this is translated from the coding sequence GTGCGAGGAGGACACGGCGCCCCACCGCCGCGAGCCGCGCTGCGGGACCTGTTCCGCGGCGCCCGCGGGCGCCTGCTCGGCGCGTTCCTGCTGACGGAGTTCGCCGCCGGCGTCGGCGGCCTCAGCTACTCGGCGGTGCTGCCGGTGGCGGCCCGCGAGCTCGGGGGCACCGCGCTGTACGGCCCGGCGGTCACCGCCTCCGGCGTGGTGAGCATCGCGTTCATGGCGTTCGGGGCGTACCTGCACGGGCGGCTCGGCCCGCAGGTGCAGCTGTGGGCGTCCACGCTCGTGTTCCTGCTCGGCGTCGCCGTCACGGTCACCGCGCCGAGCATGGTGTGGGTCGTCGCCGGGCTCGCGCTGCGCGGCGTGGCCGCTGGCCTCATGGCCGGGCTGGGGCTGGGGGTGCTCGCGCAGCTCTACCCCGACGCCCGTGAGCGCGAGCGCGCGTTCGGCCTCTTCGCGCTCATGTGGGTGGTGCCGTCCCTCGTGGCACCGCTGGTGAACAGCGCACTGCTGCTGAGCCTGGGCTGGAGGACGGCGATGGCGTGGCCGGCGCTGCTGCTCCTGGCGGGCCGTCTGGGGATCTCCCGGGCCATGCGCGTGGTGGTGCGGGAGCCGCCCGCTGAGCCGACGAGGGTCCGCGGCCCCGGGGCGTTCCTCGCTGTGGCCGGCGGGCTCGCGGTGGTGCAGGTGGCCGTCGGCGCACAGGCGCGTCTCGGACCTGCGCTGGGCGTCGTCGCCGCCCTCGTCCTCTGCGTCCTGGTGCTGGTGCTGCCGTTCCGGCGGGCGCTGCGACTGACCGTGCCCGGGCAGCGGCGCGTGCAGGCCGGTGGCTGGGTGCTGGCGCTGGTGTGCGGGTGCTACTTCTCCCTCGACGCGCTTTTGCCGCTGCTGGCGGTCACCTACCTGGACCGCACGGGAGTGCTGGCCGCGGTGCTCGTGGCGGTGAGCGCCCTGACGTGGGCGCTGGTCAGCGGCGGAGGGCATGGCGCTCGGCTCTCGGCGAGGGCGGCCCACCGCGTGGCCGGGGTGGCCTTCCCGGTGTGCGGGCTGCTGCTCGTGGTGTTCGCCGGGGCGCTGACCGCGGACGTCGTCGCCGGGAGCGTCGTGCTGTGCCTGGTGGCGGCCGTCAGCGGTCTGGCCGTCGGCGCTTCCTACCCCAGGGTCATGGCACAGGCGCTGGACGGGTTCGACGTGCGCGACGGGACGACCACCACCCACGGCGGCGTGGCGCTGGAGCTGGGAGAGGACGTCGGGACGGCGGTCGGGGTCAGCCTGCTCGCCGGGGTCGGTGCGCTGGCCGTCGGCGCCGGGCCCGCGTGCGTAGTAGCGCTGGCGGCGGCGTTCACGGCCGTCGCCGCCGCTGGGTGGGCGCTGTCGGGGCGCAGCGGGGTCTGGGGACCGGCCGCGTCCCCCGAGGGGGCCGTCAGCGGGCGCGGCTAG
- a CDS encoding DUF402 domain-containing protein, with protein sequence MIGDEVQVAFTKYDGSPHWHIGTRLLGEDEHGTWLHSPAGTFTWRPGLAFTYDRANVLCVPRGQHWAATLYDGGGASAVTTYVDITTPAVWSAGRVTMSDLDLDVVQRVGEEPFVDDEDEFELHRVRYAYPPELQAQARAASAAVLAAVTARQAPFDGATAARWLALAEPAWTPVAPPARPAG encoded by the coding sequence GTGATCGGTGACGAGGTGCAGGTGGCGTTCACCAAGTACGACGGCTCCCCGCACTGGCACATCGGCACCCGGCTGCTGGGCGAGGACGAGCACGGCACGTGGCTGCACTCCCCCGCGGGCACGTTCACGTGGCGGCCGGGGCTGGCGTTCACCTACGACCGCGCCAACGTGCTGTGCGTCCCCCGCGGCCAGCACTGGGCGGCGACCCTCTACGACGGCGGCGGCGCCTCCGCTGTGACCACGTACGTCGACATCACCACCCCGGCGGTCTGGTCGGCGGGGCGCGTGACGATGTCCGACCTCGACCTCGACGTGGTCCAGCGGGTGGGCGAGGAGCCGTTCGTCGACGACGAGGACGAGTTCGAGCTGCACCGCGTCCGCTACGCCTACCCCCCGGAGCTGCAGGCGCAGGCGCGCGCCGCCAGCGCCGCGGTGCTCGCGGCGGTGACGGCGCGCCAGGCCCCGTTCGACGGCGCGACGGCGGCGAGGTGGCTGGCCCTGGCCGAGCCGGCGTGGACGCCGGTCGCCCCGCCGGCGCGACCGGCGGGTTGA
- a CDS encoding DUF952 domain-containing protein produces the protein MRVLHLAQAAAWERARQLGEYRGSTLGADLDDVGFVHASTASQLPAVVAALYDGEDLADHVLLVVDVAACEAAGSPVRWEQASAGQPSYPHVYGPVPVDAVVEALGVSRDDDGVLVLPDLGGLDVAVSPPRR, from the coding sequence GTGAGGGTCCTCCACCTGGCGCAGGCGGCCGCGTGGGAGCGGGCCCGCCAGCTCGGTGAGTACCGGGGGTCCACCCTCGGCGCGGACCTCGACGACGTGGGGTTCGTCCACGCCTCGACCGCGAGCCAGCTCCCGGCGGTGGTGGCGGCCCTCTACGACGGCGAGGACCTGGCAGACCACGTGCTGCTCGTCGTGGACGTCGCCGCGTGCGAGGCCGCAGGCTCTCCGGTGCGGTGGGAGCAGGCGTCGGCGGGCCAGCCCTCCTACCCGCACGTCTACGGCCCGGTCCCCGTGGACGCCGTGGTCGAGGCGCTCGGGGTCTCGCGTGACGACGACGGCGTGCTGGTCCTGCCTGACCTCGGCGGTCTCGACGTGGCCGTCAGCCCGCCCCGACGCTGA
- a CDS encoding FkbM family methyltransferase: MTRTWTDLLAPERLTAVVDIGANPIDGDPPYVDMLRAGLCTVTGFEPQPEALQLLLDAAGPHERYLPHAVGDGGEHELKVTWMNGMTSLLEPDVARLSTLNEFARYGEVLSRTTLQTTRLDDITDLGPMDLLKIDVQGSELPIFQNGRATLAGAVAVHTEMSFAPLYEGQPLFGEVDAELRAQGFVLHTFATLKKWPIAPAVIDGYIFTNHQQVIEADVAYVKDFGRLDELSAEQLTHLALLAHHVYASPDLAVRCLVQLVADGAVDDAVVPAYAEALGRSVATNGVRSDR, from the coding sequence GTGACGCGCACCTGGACCGACCTGCTGGCCCCCGAGCGGCTCACCGCCGTGGTGGACATCGGCGCCAACCCCATCGACGGCGACCCGCCCTACGTCGACATGCTGCGCGCCGGCCTGTGCACGGTCACCGGGTTCGAGCCGCAGCCGGAGGCGCTACAGCTCCTCCTCGACGCCGCCGGCCCGCACGAGCGGTACCTGCCGCACGCCGTCGGCGACGGCGGCGAGCACGAGCTCAAGGTCACGTGGATGAACGGCATGACCAGCCTGCTGGAGCCCGACGTCGCGCGGCTGTCCACCCTCAACGAGTTCGCCCGCTACGGCGAGGTGCTGAGCCGCACCACCCTGCAGACCACGCGCCTGGACGACATCACCGACCTCGGCCCGATGGACCTGCTCAAGATCGACGTGCAGGGCTCGGAGCTGCCCATCTTCCAGAACGGCCGCGCCACCCTGGCGGGTGCGGTGGCCGTGCACACCGAGATGTCGTTCGCGCCGCTGTACGAGGGGCAGCCGCTGTTCGGCGAGGTCGACGCCGAGCTGCGCGCCCAGGGCTTCGTGCTGCACACCTTCGCCACGCTCAAGAAGTGGCCGATCGCCCCCGCGGTCATCGACGGCTACATCTTCACCAACCACCAGCAGGTCATCGAGGCCGACGTCGCCTACGTCAAGGACTTCGGCCGCCTGGACGAGCTCTCCGCGGAGCAGCTCACGCACCTCGCGCTGCTGGCCCACCACGTGTACGCCTCGCCGGACCTCGCGGTCCGCTGCCTGGTGCAGCTGGTGGCCGACGGCGCCGTGGACGACGCCGTGGTGCCCGCCTACGCCGAGGCGCTCGGCCGTTCCGTGGCGACGAACGGCGTGCGCTCGGACCGGTGA
- a CDS encoding glycosyltransferase, with the protein MSGPSTTTVSVVVPHYELPHDLALVLTALELQDHPLHLLDVVVADDGSAQAPDPGERPYRVRVVAQADEGFRAAAARNLGAAASTGEVICFLDADTVPEPGYVSAVVRAVEAGADLVVGRRRHGDLAATSPDQLRRWLGSGDAGAAPREFEEPAWLLEAYERTDHLRSAGDDAYRFVISAVLSTTRALFERVGGFEESFTAYGGEDWELAHRCWLAGATFRHEPSAVAWHDGEDFAGRTDDDDARRSRNVEGLALARFVAGPATRGQPGGALVWDHPDVVVVLDDATADPADVVACVASLLAGSDAGVWLREGRVAELLDDPRVHVGEPPRAVLGRCRYRVDLDRPVVLAGATLAELAEVAPVAVGEHLLVRRTRDDHRADGADVLALDVAGVSADVPQEVDLQRAWGRADHQHEPRFQRPAHRSERTPFVATERPSASA; encoded by the coding sequence GTGAGCGGCCCGAGCACCACCACCGTCTCGGTGGTGGTGCCGCACTACGAGCTGCCGCACGACCTGGCGCTGGTGCTCACGGCGCTGGAGCTGCAGGACCACCCGCTGCACCTGCTCGACGTGGTGGTGGCCGACGACGGCTCGGCGCAGGCGCCCGACCCCGGCGAGCGGCCCTACCGGGTGCGCGTGGTCGCGCAGGCCGACGAGGGCTTCCGCGCCGCCGCCGCGCGCAACCTCGGCGCCGCCGCGAGCACCGGGGAGGTCATCTGCTTCCTCGACGCCGACACCGTGCCCGAGCCCGGCTACGTCTCCGCGGTGGTCCGCGCGGTCGAGGCGGGCGCCGACCTCGTGGTGGGCCGGCGCCGCCACGGCGACCTCGCCGCCACGTCGCCGGACCAGCTGCGCCGCTGGCTCGGTTCCGGTGACGCCGGCGCCGCGCCGCGGGAGTTCGAGGAGCCGGCGTGGCTGCTCGAGGCCTACGAGCGCACCGACCACCTGCGCAGCGCGGGCGACGACGCCTACCGCTTCGTCATCTCCGCCGTGCTCAGCACCACGCGCGCCCTGTTCGAGCGGGTGGGTGGCTTCGAGGAGTCGTTCACCGCGTACGGCGGGGAGGACTGGGAGCTCGCGCACCGCTGCTGGCTGGCCGGCGCCACCTTCCGCCACGAGCCGTCCGCGGTGGCCTGGCACGACGGCGAGGACTTCGCCGGCCGCACCGACGACGACGACGCGCGCCGCTCCCGCAACGTGGAGGGGCTCGCGCTGGCGCGGTTCGTGGCCGGCCCGGCCACGCGCGGGCAGCCGGGTGGAGCGCTGGTGTGGGACCACCCCGACGTCGTCGTCGTCCTCGACGACGCGACTGCTGACCCTGCGGACGTGGTCGCCTGTGTGGCGTCCCTGCTCGCGGGCAGCGACGCGGGCGTGTGGCTGCGCGAGGGGCGGGTGGCCGAGCTCCTGGACGACCCGCGCGTGCACGTCGGCGAGCCGCCGCGAGCGGTGCTGGGGCGCTGCCGCTACCGGGTGGACCTCGACCGGCCCGTGGTGCTGGCCGGTGCGACGCTGGCCGAGCTGGCGGAGGTGGCGCCGGTGGCCGTGGGGGAGCACCTGCTGGTGCGGCGCACCCGTGACGACCACCGCGCTGACGGTGCGGACGTGCTGGCGCTCGACGTGGCCGGCGTGTCAGCCGACGTGCCGCAGGAGGTCGACCTGCAGCGGGCCTGGGGCCGGGCCGACCACCAGCACGAGCCCCGCTTCCAGCGGCCTGCTCACCGGTCCGAGCGCACGCCGTTCGTCGCCACGGAACGGCCGAGCGCCTCGGCGTAG
- a CDS encoding glycosyltransferase, which translates to MSVVCLVVGPEEHGVVEVALDQHRALARSASDAAPVHLVRLAERPGSEALLEAVRAAPPGPVLVHVTDKLFGRGPEEAADALVALAGERRLVVALHDLPQASDGAVNHPRRAAAYRRVAQAAAAVVVASRHEERLLRACWPGDGPDGLDVVVVPLPVPVLAGGLAQAAGAPADPDAPLQAVAVLGYLYPGKGHDAVVDALDVLPPGVGLLAWGRPSPGHEDLVEALREQAGALGRTAEVTGWVPVEDLPGLLRSPVVPVAPHAHLSASGSINAWVAAGRRPLVPRSDYADELLERTPGCVLVYDDLPGALARAWADPASTWAAPGAPTGPTVEETAAQVRAVLDGLA; encoded by the coding sequence GTGAGCGTCGTCTGCCTGGTGGTCGGCCCCGAGGAGCACGGCGTGGTGGAGGTCGCCCTCGACCAGCACCGCGCGCTGGCCCGGAGCGCGTCCGACGCGGCGCCGGTGCACCTGGTGCGTCTCGCCGAGCGCCCCGGGAGCGAGGCCCTGCTCGAGGCCGTGCGGGCGGCACCGCCCGGTCCGGTGCTCGTGCACGTCACCGACAAGCTCTTCGGCCGGGGGCCCGAGGAGGCCGCCGACGCGCTCGTCGCGCTGGCCGGGGAGCGGCGCCTGGTGGTGGCGCTGCACGACCTGCCGCAGGCCAGCGACGGCGCGGTGAACCACCCGCGGCGCGCCGCCGCGTACCGGCGCGTGGCGCAGGCCGCGGCCGCCGTGGTGGTGGCGAGCCGCCACGAGGAGAGGCTGCTGCGCGCGTGCTGGCCCGGGGACGGGCCGGACGGGCTCGACGTCGTCGTCGTCCCCCTGCCGGTGCCGGTGCTCGCGGGCGGTCTCGCGCAGGCGGCCGGGGCACCCGCTGACCCGGACGCCCCGCTGCAGGCGGTGGCGGTGCTCGGCTACCTGTACCCGGGCAAGGGGCACGACGCCGTGGTCGATGCGCTCGACGTGCTGCCCCCGGGCGTCGGGCTGCTGGCGTGGGGCAGGCCGTCACCCGGGCACGAGGACCTGGTCGAGGCCCTGCGGGAGCAGGCCGGTGCGCTCGGCCGGACCGCCGAGGTGACCGGCTGGGTGCCGGTGGAGGACCTGCCGGGCCTGCTGCGCTCACCCGTGGTGCCGGTGGCGCCGCACGCGCACCTGTCGGCGTCGGGCTCCATCAACGCGTGGGTCGCGGCGGGCCGGCGCCCGCTGGTGCCGCGCAGCGACTACGCGGACGAGCTGCTGGAGCGCACCCCGGGCTGCGTGCTGGTCTACGACGACCTGCCAGGCGCCCTGGCGCGCGCGTGGGCCGACCCGGCCAGCACGTGGGCGGCTCCCGGTGCGCCGACCGGACCGACCGTGGAGGAGACCGCGGCGCAGGTGCGCGCGGTGCTGGACGGGCTCGCGTGA
- a CDS encoding WcbI family polysaccharide biosynthesis putative acetyltransferase, producing the protein MLTGEVTGRHRHYGIFYGLEPVPQDERPLVLVHGNCQAESLRVLLAGGPSQTQPPSQTQPPSPVRTVRVPPVHELTAEDLPHLDALLAQVDVLVSQPVADGYRGLPLGTAEVASRALRRPQLVVVPVLRWAALHPFQVVVRSPGAGEPPLVPYHDLRTLALAAGAAPLPEVPSAQAVRAVRDLSAAELRTRQTRHGSLPVVDLFTEAGARATHTVNHPGNAVLLGLAGRVLAAVGLPDRVTDPGRTLLDSVHAPVLPEVLDALGLAADPGAARASWTVAGREVDDDEVREAHLRWYAEHPGVAEAGLARHAAAAAAHAGLAGGGAAGPGRAA; encoded by the coding sequence GTGCTGACGGGTGAGGTGACGGGCCGGCACCGGCACTACGGGATCTTCTACGGCCTGGAACCGGTGCCGCAGGACGAGCGCCCGCTGGTGCTCGTGCACGGCAACTGCCAGGCGGAGTCGCTGCGCGTGCTGCTGGCCGGCGGTCCCTCGCAGACGCAGCCTCCCTCGCAGACGCAGCCCCCCTCGCCGGTGCGGACGGTGCGCGTGCCGCCCGTGCACGAGCTCACCGCCGAGGACCTGCCCCACCTGGACGCGCTGCTCGCCCAGGTCGACGTGCTGGTCTCCCAGCCCGTGGCGGACGGCTACCGCGGTCTCCCGCTCGGCACCGCCGAGGTCGCGTCCCGCGCGCTGCGCCGCCCGCAGCTCGTGGTGGTGCCCGTGCTGCGCTGGGCCGCGCTGCACCCGTTCCAGGTGGTCGTGAGGTCGCCCGGGGCGGGCGAGCCACCGCTGGTGCCCTACCACGACCTGCGCACCCTGGCCCTGGCCGCGGGAGCCGCGCCGCTGCCGGAGGTCCCCTCCGCGCAGGCCGTGCGCGCTGTGCGCGACCTGTCCGCGGCCGAGCTGCGCACGCGCCAGACCCGCCACGGCTCGCTGCCCGTGGTCGACCTCTTCACCGAGGCCGGAGCGCGGGCCACCCACACCGTCAACCACCCCGGCAACGCGGTGCTCCTCGGGCTCGCCGGCCGCGTGCTGGCCGCCGTCGGCCTGCCCGACCGCGTCACCGACCCCGGCCGGACCCTGCTGGACAGCGTCCACGCGCCCGTGCTGCCCGAGGTGCTCGACGCCCTGGGCCTGGCCGCGGACCCGGGCGCCGCTCGCGCCTCGTGGACCGTGGCCGGGCGAGAGGTCGACGACGACGAGGTGCGCGAGGCCCACCTGCGCTGGTACGCCGAGCACCCCGGCGTCGCCGAGGCCGGCCTGGCGCGCCACGCCGCTGCCGCCGCGGCCCACGCGGGGCTCGCGGGTGGCGGCGCTGCCGGACCGGGCCGGGCCGCGTGA
- a CDS encoding glycosyltransferase family 2 protein encodes MTTGTTGTARTAVQTIVAGRHDHLRGQLHGLAAQTSPPELHVVATMGDPVVRSVLDEVPAAAGTRRVVVDVDVDADGPDRGEGAGELPLARARNAAAAAAVAHGAELLVLLDVDCVPSPELVATYQRASASREVRAAAGPSLLCGPVAYLPPHVRVTGPADLAALPGAAAPHAARPSPPDGQVLLAGEDQWWLFWSLSFAVTARDWQRFGGFCEEYTGYGGEDTDVAATVRDLGGSLFWVGGAHAHHQHHPVSSPPVQHLAAVVRNGAVFRRRWGWWPMTGWLEAFRADGLVDYDAATDTWSLAGPRPLPPDRVLDRAPDTGPDAATSRSSCS; translated from the coding sequence GTGACGACGGGGACGACGGGGACGGCGAGGACGGCGGTCCAGACGATCGTGGCGGGGCGCCACGACCACCTGCGCGGCCAGCTGCACGGCCTGGCGGCGCAGACCTCACCGCCGGAGCTGCACGTGGTCGCCACCATGGGCGACCCGGTGGTCCGCTCGGTGCTGGACGAGGTGCCTGCGGCGGCCGGCACGCGGCGCGTCGTCGTCGACGTCGACGTCGACGCTGACGGCCCCGACCGCGGGGAGGGAGCGGGGGAGCTGCCGCTGGCCCGCGCCCGCAACGCGGCCGCCGCGGCGGCCGTCGCGCACGGCGCTGAGCTGCTGGTGCTCCTCGACGTCGACTGCGTCCCCTCGCCCGAGCTCGTGGCCACCTACCAGCGGGCCTCGGCGTCGCGGGAGGTCCGCGCGGCCGCGGGGCCGTCGCTGCTGTGCGGGCCGGTCGCGTACCTGCCGCCGCACGTGCGGGTCACCGGGCCGGCGGACCTGGCGGCGCTGCCCGGGGCCGCGGCGCCGCACGCCGCGCGTCCCTCTCCGCCCGACGGGCAGGTGCTGCTGGCCGGTGAGGACCAGTGGTGGCTGTTCTGGTCCCTGTCGTTCGCGGTGACCGCGCGCGACTGGCAGCGCTTCGGCGGCTTCTGCGAGGAGTACACCGGCTACGGCGGGGAGGACACCGACGTCGCCGCCACCGTGCGCGACCTCGGCGGGTCCCTGTTCTGGGTGGGCGGCGCCCACGCCCACCACCAGCACCACCCGGTGTCGAGCCCGCCGGTGCAGCACCTGGCGGCCGTCGTGCGCAACGGGGCGGTGTTCCGCCGCCGCTGGGGCTGGTGGCCGATGACCGGTTGGCTGGAGGCCTTCCGCGCCGACGGCCTGGTGGACTACGACGCCGCGACCGACACCTGGTCGCTCGCGGGCCCCAGGCCCCTGCCGCCGGACAGAGTGCTGGACAGAGCGCCGGACACCGGGCCGGACGCCGCGACGTCCAGGAGCAGCTGCTCGTAG